The window CGGTTAAGATAtatggtaactagttgtctattaggggactatagcGCTTGATGGATAGGAATATaatgtattaattaatgaatcttgcttagttgaaacatggtagctagcgATGATTAATGTGTGACTTATGGTGAGGTCGGGtctagcataggtgaagattagtgGGTACtgatgactaagtttgtgatgTCGATTAGTCAATAAACGAGGAGTTGTgtgttaatgaggctagataataagagatgttggtaATAACAGGTGACTAGTTGATAATTTTGAATAATTGctaaatggttaaataatgaatagttaagcaaggattagttggtaaacgatgattagataatgaatggtgtcagttaataaaagaagGTTAGGTGATAAGTactaatgtgttgtctagtaatgattaacggatatagaatgattagttgataataatgaatggtggataaatggtgATTTGGGTTTAGTGAtaaaccttgactagatgttagatgttggctattaaataaatagtgattAGTTGTTATtccgtgaataaggattatgtgaaggataatgtttaggctaataactagaggttatgcgatgactagcaaactagtgatcctattataataagtgttgattagctaataatgagtagttggaTAGTTTTCACTAGATAggtattctatggtgatatgactatttttatgagtattttagtgtatgttatttgacTAATATGAGGATATCTTAATGAATCAAAGTTGTTTGTAAAATGCTAGTTTTCTTTCCGCAACAAGTAAGAGTACTTTTTCTTATCATACACCCTTatgaataaatgaattaaaaaaatatgttgatACCCAGCAAAGTCggaggatatatttatgatatgttgatacccgacaaggccggaggatactattgatggTGTGTTGATATCCGGCAAGGCCAAAGGTTGATTaggatgatgatggtcctgatgaggacagtgatgataagtggtgatattgattatgtactttacattcattcttgtatgcccattcgcctatcaccagtatgtaccTATATTAATCAACCGGTATAGGACGGTTGCATATATATAGGTGAAGAATatgtcttgtgttgttgtatgttggtTAAACCTTCCGAGTCAGGGCAATgagggtacgcataggctcggctaAGTATTTGGTTGTCCTTAAGTGGAGGACTAAGGAGATTACGTCTGTGAAGGTCCATTGGAAGAATAGGAGGCCACTTGAGAGACCAAAGCAAGCATGCATAGCAAGTATccacatatttttattgatttaggTAATTCCTTCTTTTCCCTTCTTGTCTTTTCTTTGCCGTTCAGGGACGAAtggttgtttaattggtatctgatgtaactACCCTCCCGGTCGTTTgtaaaattttctcattttttcttattttagcaCTCTCCGTAGTttgtatacatgatttatgattcACGGGGGTGAGTAGTACCGATTCTTGGGGATTCCGAAGTGAGTAAAGTCATTAGTTGGGAGTActttagataattaatttatttggtgACTTAATGGGCCAAAATtgtaatttatttacttatgtggCCAACACAAGTATAAATTTTATTGGATAGGGTTTatcatatatattaataatagaaTCAGGTAGTTTCTAAGAGAGGAGCACAAATATTGTAGTGGAGGAACGTGACTGCTTCAGGTTCATCAATAAACTTAGTGCAATCATTTTGTTCTTAGTGTAGTCATGATATATATAAAACGATAAAGGTATTTTAAGTTAGGTGATGATCATTAATTGCTCGAGGATTGGCCATTTGTGGTGCTGAAATTAGGTTAGTTAATGAGTTAATTATATACTAGATTAGTGTTGTTGTCTGATAAAGGTGAAGCAAGTAGTTTCCTTATAGCAAAATTTGATTGTTCTCACCATTTACGAAAAGTCCGAAAGCTACTACTGTTAGTCGTTTTGTGTGGAGGATTAACGTAATCATATGCTCAATATTATAAGGGGAAAATTTGTATTTGGGTATTCTGGTTTGGGGAAGGAAAGTGTAAGGTGGAAAACAAGAATTTGGCAAGTAGAAGTTAGGCAAAAATGGTCTTGTACGTGCATTGCAGCGATACTAATATTTTCGCTTAATATAAGTTTTATAATGATTACTAATAATCATTGGTTAGTAGCATAATGATAAGGTAATAATTAGTCAGTAATTGAGATATAATGAATAAATTGATGTAATTAAATTTGTATTCTTATGGAGATTACATATTTGAACAGATTTTGATATTTCGGAAGCTTTTTGGAAGGGTAAGACCCTTACAAATTAACTTGCATTTGGATTCTtcgattgaggtaggttatgatttaattggagtttagactcgatttaGTTGTGTGTATGCttctaaattggatacttgtagattgatatttgtacatgtttgaaattgttgatgtttgaatTGTTGATTtgtgtataaatatttattgaaaattgacttgatggaattgtctcgtgactttaagtgtacttgtaatcttggtacattgtgttgtatgctgtgaggttgtgtaaattgatattgataatacttgtttacatttatgttggatcgggtaccacgccggtatgtttatatttatgttggatcgagtaccacgccggtatgtttatatttatgttggatcgggtaccacgtcggtacgtttacatttatgttggatcaggtaccacgtcggtatgtttatatttatgttggatcgggtaccacgccagtacggatatgtatatgttggatcgggtaccatgccggtacggtacatgaacatagatttttccctgcaggtcatgactatttgggcaaaaataagtctcatagcttatgtgtacatatttgtgttgattttgcgaatgtttacagtatggttgatactcttgatggttatgtggcttgtctgtgagcactgtttgacctgttattattgtattattgattcattgagaATTTATTATGTGATGATctctgtctacttgttatttgatttatgttgtgtacatattattaagttgagttgacttatgatacctaccagtacatagtggtttgtactgatactaccctgtataCTTCTTTTGTTGAGTACAGAAATTATTCTAGAGGCTCATACATgatctcacctctagagtttgaaagcaaatcttgatccaagggtgagcactccatctccaggctgccatgggtcatcttatttgttcttgtgcATCTTTCGGGCAATCAAACAttccttatttactttattttgggatatcactttagacatgatctttgttagtagttcttgtacgatgactttcgggtcttgagAATTTTAGTGAGTATATTGTTTGGTTTCTGCGTTACTGATGATTAACTCTAGATTATTATTGTTAAGatgattttatgaaaatatcattttaatattgactaagtgattgggtaatggtttgatttagatggttctcccataggAAGGTTAGTGTGgatgccactcatggccatttgggtcgtgacataagtTGACTTATATAATTCATAAATTTGCTAGAGAACAACATATATCAAATAGAAATCTGAACAAATAAATTtatattggtatacataatatTCCTCACTATTAGTATAAAAAACTTGTGATTGAAACAACTCCCAATTCAAGTGGAAATAATGTGCATAGACACCTCTACAATAGAAATAGGAAAGGAAAGGCATATTTCTAGGTGGTCATAAACTATTTCACCATGTCTACATAAGATTAAGAGATTGCAcgtttttttatgaaaaaatatacaaaagtGCATATAGATCTACAGATTCATGTCCTTTAATTTCTTCGTTTTATGAGCGGGAATTTCATCTTCATAATCATAATCTGAAGCTTGTtcaacaaccttttttctcttatcAACCATCTTATATTGTGGAACAACAACCTTTTTTGACACTAAATAACTTTTCATGTTGAGTTGCGGCTGCTTTAAGGatggtgaattttttaaaaatccaatTTTGACAGACAAAATTTTGCTTTGATTATGCGAAATAGACTCACCTTCCATtaccttcttcttgttctttgatAATGGAGAAGGGGTAAAACACCGCCAATCAAACGAGGGTCTAGATAGAATAATCAGACTGTTTCTTGCATTAATCTAGAGGTTTTTCTATTAGTAGTagaatcaaatttatatttttctgacatgttttaagaaaaaaaatgcaaactAAATTGAAGAACTCTTCAGCCAAGTGTACGAGTGACTGTTGGAAAATCCAAACGGATGAATGAATGTTGGGAACCCAACTTCATACGCATGAGAATCAAAAGGAGAGAAAAAGAcgatgaaaaaaatattgtaaagagTGAAGAGTTTTATCGGTAAAGAAACATTGTATAACatgataaaaaatgtataaagtaagttaattattaaagcaaatcaaaaatcaagtatgaatgtaaaaaatatatatatttaccatatttGAATCCTTAAATTATGAACAAACTTTAAAACTTAATTATTATGATaagtaaaaaattattgataCCAAAAATATAACTtgccataattatgaaaaaaattaatgaagagtGATAAATATTACATGCTATAAATACGGAAATAATATgaacttaaatattaaaaaaataattttcggatatttaagaaaaaaagatttttctaaaaatttgttataagttgtaattatttctttcatctagtaattaatgaaaagtgTTGCTGtaacttgtaataaataatctaataaatttatttaggataattttttttaaaaaaaaaatatgataaataaattgaaatccaGAGAGAGAAAGAGGTGGGGaaaatagtatttttaaaaaggataaaaaatcttTTGCTTCTCTGTGTTCTTTGTTATTAAAGTAATAATATGACTAAATGCCCTCAGAGGTCTAGCCTGTTCTTTTGACCTATTTTTTGGAATCTACATAAATGCTACTGTCAAGTGTCAAGTACCTTCTTCAGCATTTAATTACTCCAGATTCTTTTTGTGTTGCAGTAATTGGTCATTAGACAAAGTTAACAAATTTAGCTTCTGAGGAAGTTAGAATAAGGTAAGGTGCAAATTACCCAAGATTTATTTCTTCCAACAAAATCCAGCTCAagatttcatcaatttctctctttcttgAGTAGTTTAGATTTGAAGTGAAATTGGGTTTCTTGTAAATGTCAAGAAATGTGTGTCTATTTCTTGTAACTCCTCAATGTATATTAGCTGTCCTTTTGTCTTTGTGTGTGTCACCACCAGCACAAGTACTAAATGCTTCTGTCTGATTCTTGAAAAAGATGTGAACTAAATACTGTCTTTTTAGTATGTGCAACCATAGTACCAAAAATGTCTTGGGAAAAATATGTTCTTTTGAACAATATTCATTCAATTTCATCTTGTTGTCCTCAGAAAGAATCCTttacaccaccaccatcatcaacatcatcatctgGTAATAAAATTAGTCCAGCTGTTCTTTTTATCATAGTAATACTAGCagtcatattttttatttctggTGTGTTACATTTGTTAGTTAgatatttgatgaaaaataggTGGTCTTCTTCACAATCTAACAATAGAGACCCTGAAATGTCTGATTCTGGTGGTGCCTATCAAAGGCAGTTACAACAACTTTTTCATTTACATGATTCAGGTTTAGATCAGGCTTTTATTGATGCACTTCCTGTGTTTCTTTATAAAGAAATTGTTGGTCTGAAAGAGCCATTTGATTGTGCTGTTTGTTTATGTGAGTTTTCGGAGCAAGATGAATTGAGGCTGCTACCTTTGTGTAGTCATGCTTTTCATATAAGTTGTATAGATACTTGGTTGATGTCGAACTCAACTTGTCCACTTTGTAGAGGGGTTCTTTTTACACctgatttttgtattgaaaatCCAATCTTTTGCTTTGATGATTCCATAAGAGATGAATGTGATGGCGTTGGTGTTGGTGTTTCGCCTGGTCCAAAACCAAATGAGGATATAGATAGTACTATAAGTTCAAGAAGGGTGTTTTCTGTGAGACTTGGTAAATTCAAGAATACAAACAATGGTCTTTTGGAAAATGGGAAAAGGGAAATGGGAGAGACTAGCAATAGTAATTTGGATTCAAGAAGATGTTTTTCAATGGGATCTTTCCAATATGTGGTGGATGATTCAGAACTGCAAGTGGCATTGTGTCCAAATAGTGGTAAAAATCATGGTGTAGATGGTGGTGGTCAATTGATGAGGGGAATTGTGAAAGGGAAAAGTGGACAAAATGGAAGTTGTGCAAATGATGGAGACAATTATGGGAAAAGAATAAACATTGGAAATAGAGGGGAGAGTTTTTCTGTTTCCAAGATTTGGTTATGGTCCAAGAAGGATAAATTTCATAATTCTGCAGACAATGTAAGTTTGCCATGGGCTGATCATAGGACTCAACCTGTTTGAAGATAGTTATACAAatcgttttttttttctttttctttatttcttgaatTACCTTGTAGTTTggttaattaaaatttatttgattattcAGTTGCCAAAGTTGTTTTGGGAGCTTTTGCTTTTCTCTGTTTTTCTCTTTATTGCTTTTTATGCGTTATGCTTTAAGTGATGCCTCTTTCCAATTTCCACTTTTGTGGAAGTAAGGATAACATGTTCCACTTTATCTTTTACCAATTCAAATCCCATAGAATTGACCCAAGATTTGAGAAAGTTCTTTTTCCTGCCAACTCTGAAACTTGTGGTTGGAACATATAGCCTctagacttttttttttagtttcacaTCAGCTGTCCAGTACCCGTATTGGTGTTCGCCTATTCGAAGGTAACACTCCCTATTAAGGATTTTTCTATACCCACGATTCGAAATCGAGATTTCTGGTTAAGGAAAGAGCAGTCTCTCCTCCTCTGCACCACATCCGTTGGAGGTGCCTCTAGACTTGTTATACTTAAGGGACCACTTGGGGTTGCCGAAAGGtttaattatttgaatatgtACATACTATACAATTCTGCTGCTATGGCATTTTCAAACTCAAATGAATGCTGCAAtctcaagaaaaagaaagatcaaCTCTTGGGAACTCGTCCTTCCTATTTTAATAATCTTCTTGTGGCTCCCAAAAGATTCTCCAAAGTCTCAAATCCAATTGCCACTATTATCCTGTTTTGTCTCTTTTGAACTCTATGGTGTTCAATTAATTAATGCCACATGAACAACAAATTACTGGTTACATCTGTACTTTATGCTTATAAAATCTACCTATTTATGATTTAACAATGGCTGAAAAAGTTAAGAGGATACTCTATTAATGTCAAGCTCCTTCTAAACGTGATGATTGAAGTGTAGGGTTTTTAATCTATAACTAATTCTTTTACACTCCTTATTAATTCACTAGTAAAAACTTATGCGTACTCATTGTTTAACCAATTAGCTTAAGTAATGTATCCCCTCCCccaaacccaacaacaacaaacccgaTATAACCTCATAGGTAGAATGTAGGGAGGACAGAGCGTACGCAGATTTTGCTTCTACgttgtagaaatagaaaaattgttTCTGATAGATCCTTCGCACACGTAAAGCATCTTAAGTCATCTGTAAAAGGGTATACAGAAATAAAAGTAgtaatgacaacaacaacaacaaataaatgtgaTGGGGAGAGCGATGTGATTCAGAGAGCGGTATATAACATACTGAAAAAGAACAGTAACAATGAAATACTCCGCCCCCCACAAAACAGAGGAAAACAAAAGCAGTAGAAGGACCTACACCATACAAAATGACATTTTCTCTCTTCCAACTGATTTCCTTTTCAGAAATGGGTTGGTAGTCCCACCAACTATTTTCCTGAGTAAGGTCTCTCCAATGTGGAGCTTCTGATAATGGTGGGATCAGTAAAAAGTGGTGTTGGAGACTTTAGTGATGAAATAGATTATTTCCATGAGTTTCCTAAGCTGTGGGGACATTGAGGTTTTACAAATAGTAACTATGTAGGGTCACTCCTAATTATTTTGTCAGACTGATATTCTGTTTGACTAAGTTGTATAAATCAGTTTATTTTGAGCAGCACACTTTTTATGACGTGTGTTATTTTGTTTGAGAAGGTGCTTTGGAAGAGTATCAATTGATGTTTCGCTCGTATTGTTTATTGCATTCAGTTACAAGAGAACTATTTAGGGTGCACTCAACAACACCTCCGCCGACAAGGAGTTGCTCGGATAATAAGCACTCCATACCTTCATTTGTGGGTTTGGATcataatgaaaacaaaaaaggtgaaaactcTTAAGAAAgtgtaaacaaaaaaaatatatatatatatttaaaaaacacCACCTCTGCCCTCTCATCTTCATCTGGCTCTTTTCAACTAatttcctattttacccttataaTATTAGCGTTTTAATTATTCTGCAAAGAAATGAATGAATAGATGGTAAGCATAGAAATTTAGACGATTATTGTGATAACTAAAACATGACGCATACGTTGAGGGTGCAAAATGTAAAGAACTCATAAACATAACATAATACTCTCCTAATTATTTTGTCGAGTAGTTTATAAATAATCAGATTAATGTACGTCATTGACAAGTTAACAATGTTTTGAAGGTACAGATAATTGAAAGTATAACAGATCATGAACTGCAATTCAAGGGTGCTTCCAACCGCCAGTTTATGGACAGTTCATTCTGGTTGTCATAGGATatttaattaaagaaagaaactaaatgaaaaaaaaattatttattctgATCTTTCATAGTAATGGACAGACGTTCTTTTAATCTCGTAGCTCCTATGAGTGGAGATGGAGCATTTGTTGTTCGATTCCTTGCCGTGTGTCGGATCTTCTAAAAATGCATAATATTTGAATAATCCAACACCGATGCaacaatatttttgaaaaatccgAAAAACATAGTCTTACCATGAGATTCAGTAGGATGAACCTCCCTCTTTACATCCCACGTTATAAAACGTGGGACTTATTTGGAACCAAGAATGCAAAGAAGAGCTAAGGCACAAAAAGTTGAGAAGGCTCACACCAAAATCAAAATGTATCTCAATTACATGCAGAACAATAGGTCTTTGAAGGTGCATAAAATTAAAAGCAGCACATTTTATATAACTTTAAAAAGAAACGTCTAAAATGTAACCAAGATTCCAACTCAACTTATATTACAATTCTTGAATTTGATTACTCCAAAATCTAGAACAAATGAGACTAGCATATATCAAAACTTTTTAACGAGGGCCCAGCAAAGGTCCTCTTGTATGTGCCTCAAAGCCAAGATTTGACTTCCAATGGCATGTTTTAGGTATCAGATTATTAATGTACACTGGCTATCTTTTTTTTGAAGGTAGAAAGAGGCAAGCAAGTTGAGGCATCCAAGCAATTCCCCAGGAAAAGCCACTTGAAAACCAACCAGCACAAGCTCCATCCACTAGGAAGTACAAACAACGAGCTGAAGCTGAAGCTTTCTCGCAGTGAATAACAGATAAACGCTCTCGCAAATCATACTCTTAAGAGACATTCGACCTCACAAATCACGAGGAAAATTGTTGATTTGGCCTTCCTCCACTACATCCTTATTATTTACCTTATATGCTATCCGTATGCGCATGACAAGGGATTTCTGGGGAATGAGGAAAAATATTAGATAACTGTCACTATAAAAGCCATAACTGCAGAGGTGACAATGTTCGTGGGCTATAAATAGTTAGGTTGTCTATAAACTTGCACTCAAAAAGTATTACAATGCATGAAATTTTGTGGATGATGGATGTGCACACATGTTGCAACAATAAAAGAGGATACaggaaagagatttttttttctgACTGTGGTGTCGGGGCCAGcttgcgcacctcgactaattccacgggatacctgccaccttcCACAAGCAACAGGTACTAGGTAGCTCTGTCCACCAGGGCTAGAACAGATGAAAAGCGATCACCTAGTGTTTGTACCTATTGGGAATTGAACCCGAGACCTCACAGTGCTCAACCCACttactaggccacacccttgggtgtgGAAAAGTGCTTATTTTTACAGACAGGTTTACACAAGAGTGATCATGCAAAGTTCTAGAAGATCAGATCAGTCATCAAATGGATAATTCACATACCTTGCCATGTTGGCTGTTTGTGAGTTTCAATTTTTGTGTGATCGATCCATTACTATTTGCAGGTAGCATATTACCACTTGCTGGATCCAAGTGCAATTGAAGAAACTGCACCAAAATGACGAAATAAGCATAGTTGGGAGCCGATGAACATAGAACATGACTTCAAATTAGATTGGTTAAAGTTATCCCACAAAATATTTATAAACGACAGTTGCAGTCGTCGAAGGAATAGGTaagcaaaaatgaaaaaaaaactctGAAAAAAACCTCTTAAAGAACACCAAATAAGTGATTGTAGATTTCCTAGAAAAGCACCTAGCCCATCACTAAAACTTCCAGCCGCAGAAATCTAAACCATGAAAATTCACTCTGGAAAGATTGCCCTGCCCTCATCTAAGCTTAGATTATTACCACTTGGATTGCAATAATACAAGATTCTATTGAAAGATCAAAGAAGACTGATAGATCAAAAAtgatttttaccaaaaaaattgatttagaaTCGTCATAGCTGACGCACACTCAGGcatggaaattgacaattcatatcataaaacCAATCATCGTATGCCAACTCTTCTTCccaagtgaaatttttttaaaaaaaaattacaattaccTTTGGGACTGCAGCTTGGAAAATAAAGTTTGTGAGTACTTCTTGTGACTTGTTTATAAAACTAGCTTCAATAAGTGTTGTCTGTGGATTTCCAGGCTGCTTTAAGAAGTTGAATGTTAATTTTAACGAGTTGCTCTCAAATGCAACTATTGATGGATATGCTGGACCGTTGCCTTCTGtaactgaaaaaagaaaatcgTGTCAACTTTGAAGAAGCATTAGATTGTAACCAAGTTTAAAACACAGACAGCGACTGCACCAGAAATTGGTGGGCTGGAAGGGAACCCATTCAATAAATCCAACATAGGAGAACTTCCAGCTGGAGTACAGACTTGAACTGAAGGAGCAGAAGGTGAGGACAATCTATCTAATAGATCCACCGGACTTTTCGCATCAACATTGGAGGGCAACACCTGAGTTGTAGATGGGCTGCTATTAGCTAGTGGAGTTCCAATTGACAGAAGGTCCAGTAAAACATCGGTTCCGCTCTTTTGGGCCTGATTTGTACCTGAAATTAAAGGAGCAAGATGAGAATAAATGCAAACTTGTGTCTCACTTTTTCAATCTccccttttctttccttttttactGGTGATGATCTTGGGAAAACAAGTTGGTGGGTTACCTAACTCAATCTAGTTTTACGGTAGAATAAAAATCTTAAAGTTTAAATTAATATTCAATACTCCATAACTTTAACCAAAGATATAAAACACAAATCATTCTACATCTGAAATGTTAAATTCAGGGATTTTACTTATTGTGCTCCTCCTATTCCACGACTTACTAGCAAAAACTTTCTCACACAAATTCGACTTGAACAGGAAAATTCAGGGCTTCAAATTGCTGCACTTCCATTCTACCATTTACCAACAGAATTTTCACACACGATTGGACTTAATAAAGAGTCTCGATAAAAGTGCTTGTTATCATTTTGTTGCATTAAACATTGACATCCTTGTGCAACACGCAACTAGAATCCAAGATCTCCTCCTGCTCGGATGACAAAACTTAAatacttttattttcaatatttctcttCATAGTCATGCTGATTGACTCCAAAAAGGAGACATGAGTAGAAGAGACCACAGGTATAAGATTTAATTAGACTCTGAGTTCTAGTGTGTACTAAGAATGGTCAAGGAATGCACATTTAACATTTGAATATGGTACAGGAGAAGACATCAATATGAAGAAAATCAGAATAATAAATGCAAACACACGGAAGAACTCATGCAATGGAACATAGCAACACTAACCTGATTGTGAAGACACTGGCACCAGATCAAcaccaagaagatcctgaagaAAGTCTCCACCAGAAGAGCTACGCACAGGAACATCATCTGAACTAAGATCAAGCAAGTCAACAAGAGGGGCAGCACTGGGTCTGGGAGCTCCATTTGGAAGATTAACTGATACTCCTTGAGATGTTGACACAGCTGCTGGCACAGACCCAGCCTTCCTTCCGATGTGGGTTGCTTCATCAAGAACTGGCATTCTTTCTACAAGTGAAGACCTGAAAACAATGATCAGCAACAATATGAGTGAGCTACAACAAAAGTAAAGGCATCGAACAACCTTCAATATGAAATCGAACAAACCTGATATTCTGATGCCTCTCAATTATTGAGTTAAATTCAATAGCTCTCTGCTGCAGTTCAAGCACAAAGCTCCCTTTGTACTGAATGATGATGTCATTTATCCGCCTACACCAAATCAGATATTCACAAATTACGGACTTATCCTGAGAACTCGTTGAACAATTGTTTACTCTCTGAGAATCCATTAGTGCGTCATCattaaaaaaaaggaattaaGCAGGTAAAAATGGAAAATATCATGAGTGGGACAATGAAAGAGCAAATAGTGGGCTGGggatagattttatttatttacagaGCTACACCAAACTTGGTGGCATGTCCCGTAATGGAAAGAGACTTCCATAAAATGCATCATGACAGAGAGTAACTAAGAGATAATGTGCAAAATAGATATTAAATTAAACAATGTGTATTTGGGAGTAGTTTTTCATCTCTGTTTAAGTAACTGTTGGTGCACGGGACAGAAAAACGAAGCACCTCCTAAACAGAATGAAAAAGAGCACATACTGTGAACAAGATGGAAAGCGACTTGATAGCTTTAGCAAAGCAATCAAACATATTGACCGAGTAGTGAGATCAAATGAATGGCTCTTAAAGGAAATCTCCACAACATCCACAGCATCAAATTC of the Capsicum annuum cultivar UCD-10X-F1 chromosome 11, UCD10Xv1.1, whole genome shotgun sequence genome contains:
- the LOC107846840 gene encoding RING-H2 finger protein ATL47; the protein is MSWEKYVLLNNIHSISSCCPQKESFTPPPSSTSSSGNKISPAVLFIIVILAVIFFISGVLHLLVRYLMKNRWSSSQSNNRDPEMSDSGGAYQRQLQQLFHLHDSGLDQAFIDALPVFLYKEIVGLKEPFDCAVCLCEFSEQDELRLLPLCSHAFHISCIDTWLMSNSTCPLCRGVLFTPDFCIENPIFCFDDSIRDECDGVGVGVSPGPKPNEDIDSTISSRRVFSVRLGKFKNTNNGLLENGKREMGETSNSNLDSRRCFSMGSFQYVVDDSELQVALCPNSGKNHGVDGGGQLMRGIVKGKSGQNGSCANDGDNYGKRINIGNRGESFSVSKIWLWSKKDKFHNSADNVSLPWADHRTQPV